The region TCAGCGCGCGGCGCAGCAGGTCCGCGCCGTCCGGGCGGCCGCAGGTGCGGGCCAGCCGGGCGTGCAGCGGCAGGTCGGGGGCGGGCGGCAGGCCGGCGTGCCGTTCGGCGGTGGCGTGCAGCAGCGTCAGGATGCGCGCGGCCTGCCGGGGGCCGCTTTCCGGGCGGGTGTCGAGGGCGTCCGGGTCGTGCGCGCCCGCGTACGTCAGCGCGTAGCCCAGGGCTTCCAGGGGCGTGTCGGCGCGCGGGTGGCGGCTGAGGTTCAGCCGGGCGCGCAGCGGCAGCGTGGGCCGCGTGCCGGGGTCACCGGTCCACAGCAGCGCGGCGACGTCCTCGACGGTGGCCGCATCGGCGAGGCTCAGCGCGTCCACGCCCCGGTAGGCCAGCGTGCCGTCCTCGATGCGGGTCAGGGCGCTGTCGAGGATGGGTGTCACGCCCCGCTGCGTTCCGGGGTGCAGGCCGTCGAGGCTGCCCTGCACGGCCGCCTGCACTCCGGCCTGCGGGTCGCGGCGGGTGGCCTGCCGCCCGGCGAGGGCCTGCACGTCGCCCGCGTCGTAGCGGCGCTGCCGGGTGCCGGGGGGGCCGGGGACGCTGCGGATCAGGCCGCGCGAGACGTAGGCGTACAGCGTGGCGGGTTTCACGCCCAGCTGCTCGCAGGCCTGCGCGGTCGTCAGGGAAGCCGTCATTCCTTCCAGCCTAACATTGATTCCAGAATCAAGATTGACGACATTGACGGCGCGGGACTAGCGTGCAGCCATGACCCAGGACGCCCCCGCTGTGCGTGACGTGCCGACACCCGACCTCTTCCCTGCCGCGTTCCCGGCGGACGCGTTCCCGCAGGTGGTCTGGGAGGACGGCGACCGCCCCGCCTCGCTGCCCGCGCAGGCCTGGACGACCGAGACCACCCACCGCGACGGGCAGCAGGGCGGCCTGCCCCTGACCACCGAGGATGGCCTGCGGCTCTACGACCTGATGGGCCGCTTCACGGGCGGCAGCGGCGCGCTGCGGCAGGCGGAGTTCTTCGTGTACCGCCCCGCCGACCGCGCCATGCTGGAAGGAGCACTCGACCGCTGGCGCGGCGGGCACCCGGTCGAGC is a window of Deinococcus grandis DNA encoding:
- a CDS encoding citrate synthase; its protein translation is MTASLTTAQACEQLGVKPATLYAYVSRGLIRSVPGPPGTRQRRYDAGDVQALAGRQATRRDPQAGVQAAVQGSLDGLHPGTQRGVTPILDSALTRIEDGTLAYRGVDALSLADAATVEDVAALLWTGDPGTRPTLPLRARLNLSRHPRADTPLEALGYALTYAGAHDPDALDTRPESGPRQAARILTLLHATAERHAGLPPAPDLPLHARLARTCGRPDGADLLRRALILLADHELNVSAFTARVTASGGASLAHCTLAALSALQGPRHGLGALHAHDLLSAALNGDARAALRDATRRAGHAPGFGHALYPHGDPRARALLDALEAQFPGHPVTRATHAVIHAHAGDTAEPPNVDLALAALTLVLGRPAGDAVTLFALARVTGWLAHALETRAGGQFIRPRARYVGPA